The Candidatus Neomarinimicrobiota bacterium genome segment GAAAAAGGCTACGACCAATACTGCATCCATGGCGTGTCACACTGGCTGGGATTGGATGTACACGATGTGGGTGGTAATGAAATTCCGGCCGCGCCGGGGATGGTCCTCACACTTGAGCCCGGCATTTACATCCCGGCCGATGATGAGTCCCTACCTCAGGCCTATCGGGGTCTGGGCCTCCGTCTGGAAGATGATTTCCTCGTGACCGAAACAGGCGGCGTGATGCTTTCCAAGAATATTCCCCGAACAGTTGATGAAATTGAATCCATCATGAAAAAATAAACCGGCCGCGAAACCATTGTTGTCCGGCCGGTGTATGGCTGCTCAGGCTGCAGGGTTGATAGCGGTCCTAGTTTTCCTCCTCTACCACCTGGCGCAGGTACTCATCAATATTGACATCACTCGGGACAGCCACCATGCGCTCTGAAAACCGCACGGCACCCGTATCAGAATCCTTCACACTCTTGACGACCCGCACATATCGCCTTTCAGCCTTGCTGCGTTCGGCATATTTTCTAGCCTTATCCGCAAAAGATCTCTTTCCTTTCGCCATACTTATTGCCCTTCCTGATCCGTCTTATCCTCTACCCCGGAATAAGAAATTACGTCATT includes the following:
- a CDS encoding DUF4295 family protein, with protein sequence MAKGKRSFADKARKYAERSKAERRYVRVVKSVKDSDTGAVRFSERMVAVPSDVNIDEYLRQVVEEEN